A segment of the Gemmatimonadales bacterium genome:
GATATCAGCGCGCGGCCAAAACGTCGCAAAGTGATCCCAGGGGCCAATGATGAGGTAATGGTTGGCCTTCGCGCCCGCATTGCCGAACTCCATATGCCGCTTGTAGTGCCGCATGGCGGCGCGCTGTTCACTGTCGAAGTGACCGCTGACCGTCAGGATGGGAATGTCGATCTTCGGGTAGTCAGCCTGACTGACGGCCGTCTGCTCGACGAAGTCGCCGTGCATCGGATGCCTGATCCACTCCTGCAAGTCGGTGGTCTGATTCCCAGCGACACTGTCGAGCACGGCAAACGGCAGGTGATTCGAGTACCAAGTCCAGAGGACCTGCCTCCAATAGTCCTCATCGCCATTGAGCTGCGGGTTGAGTGACCGTCCACTGACACCGGTCAGCCAACGAATGGCATAGGTCGAGAAGATGTTATATGGATTGAGCGACGTGTAGGAAAAGTACCCAGCGGCGGTCGGCACGATCGTCGCCAGGTGAGGAGGGAACTCCTTCAGCGTCGTCCACTGAGTAAATCCCAGATACGAGAGGCCGGCCATGGCGACCTTCCCGTTCGACCAGGGCTGACGGGCAAGCCACTCCGTGATGTCGTAACCGACCGGGCCGTCCTGCAGAAAGGGCTTCCAATTGCCCCCGGTGTGGCCTCGACCGCGTGTGTCGGCGGTCACGAAGACGTAGCCACGCTGCGCGAAGTACTTGGCCGTGAGATGATAGGCATCGGCCATGTAGGGCGTCAACGCGAAGACGACAGGGAGCGGCTCGCGCTGATGTGCCGGCCGATAGACGCTCACCACGGCCTCGACACCGTCCCGGAGCGGTACCCGGAGGCCCCACTCGACCCGAATCTCCTTCGGATCGGGCGGAGCGGGCCAGGTGTTACGCTGGGCCCCAAGCGCATCCGCCCCTCCGGTGAGCGAGACTACAACTGCCGCAACAAGGAACCGGAGCATTGCCCTATTCCACCAAGCAGAGATCGTTGTCGGTTGAGGACTGGCGACATGACTTGCGCGCAAACAACTGGCCTGCGGCGTCGCAGACCGGCGCAGCCGGGTCGGAAGCACCTTCGGAACTACTTTCAAGGTGGTCGCTCGACCAATCTCAGAAGCGGTCATCAATCTGTCAATGGAAGTTACGCGATCGAACGGCTATGTCCCGAAGCACCCGCGCGGCGTCGCCCACAGCGAAAGGGGGTCCCTCTATTGACAGGGTAACGTCACGTTAGATTGATGGACCAGAGGAGAATCCCTTCCCATGACCAGCAACGGCAGTCCCGTCCGCGAGGTCCGCGAAACGGCCGTGATCCGATTCGCCGGCGACTCGGGCGACGGCATGCAGCTCACCGGGTCGCAGTTCACGGTCGAATCGGCCCTCGCCGGCGTCGACCTCGCGACCTTCCCCGACTTCCCCGCCGAGATCCGCGCGCCGGCCGGAACGACGTTCGGGGTTTCCGCCTTCCAGATTCATTTCGGCTCGGTCGACATCGTGACCGCCGGCGACGAGCTCGACGTGCTGGTCGCAATGAACCCGGCCGCGCTGACCACCAACCTGCGCGACTTGCGTCTGGGGGGGCTGATTCTGGCCGACAGTTCGGCCTTTACCGCGCGGAACCTCGAGAAGGCGAACTACGCCGCCAATCCGCTGGAGGATGGCAGCCTTGCCCCCTATCAGCTGCTGTCGCTCGACGTAACTCGGCTGACCCAGTTGGCGGTGGCCGACAGCGGCATCTCGTCGAAGGAGGCGCTTCGGTGCCGGAACATGTGGGCCCTGGGCCTGATGCTCTGGATGTACGACCGCGAGCGCAGCGCAACCCAGGCCTGGCTCCGCCAGAAGTTCGCGAAACGCCCGGACCTGGTGCAGGCCAACATCGCAGCGCTCGATGCCGGCCACGCCTACGGCGAAACGGCAGAGCTCGGCCGCACGGTCAGCGGCTACACCGTTCGACGGGCCGATCTGGCGCCAGGGCGCTACCGAACCGTCACCGGTACCGACGCGCTCGCCTGGGGCTTGATTGCCGGGCTCCGGGCAACCGGGCTGCCGCGGCTCGTCTTCGGGTCGTACCCGATCACGCCGGCATCGCCCCTGCTCCACGCCCTGGCCAAGCTCCGGAACTTCGGGGTGGTGACCTTCCAGGCCGAAGACGAGATCGCTGCCGTCTGCTCAGCCATCGGAGCGAGCTACGCCGGCGCACTGGGTGTTACCTCGAGCTCGGGCCCGGGTATCGCCCTCAAAACCGAGGCAATCGGTCTGGCCATCAGCGCCGAGCTGCCGCTCGTCGTGGTCAACTCGCAGCGGGGCGGACCATCGACTGGTTTGCCCACCAAAACCGAGCAGAGTGACCTCTTCCAGGCCGTCTACGGTCGCAACGGCGATGCGCCGCTTCCGGTAATCTCGACCGCAACGCCTTCCGACTGCTTCGAAGTCGCCATGGAGGCGGTTCGGCTCGCCACCAAGTACATGACGCCGGTGATGCTGCTGACCGATGGGTACCTCGCCAACGCGGCAGAGCCGTGGCGACTCCCGGACGTTGCCAGC
Coding sequences within it:
- a CDS encoding CocE/NonD family hydrolase, with the protein product MLRFLVAAVVVSLTGGADALGAQRNTWPAPPDPKEIRVEWGLRVPLRDGVEAVVSVYRPAHQREPLPVVFALTPYMADAYHLTAKYFAQRGYVFVTADTRGRGHTGGNWKPFLQDGPVGYDITEWLARQPWSNGKVAMAGLSYLGFTQWTTLKEFPPHLATIVPTAAGYFSYTSLNPYNIFSTYAIRWLTGVSGRSLNPQLNGDEDYWRQVLWTWYSNHLPFAVLDSVAGNQTTDLQEWIRHPMHGDFVEQTAVSQADYPKIDIPILTVSGHFDSEQRAAMRHYKRHMEFGNAGAKANHYLIIGPWDHFATFWPRADIGGLSFAPASVLDLGSVHTEWYDWVLKGKAKPAFLKNRVAYYLMGAEEWRYADALESVTASRQQYFLASPGGNPATVASAGALTSTRSGTQVPPDWWTYDPLDTRPGAHELRSSGGYLSSADSLDLFGAGVIYQTAPLTNAVDLAGYVKLTIWLSMDVPDTDFHATLYEVTSDGKAIYLTRQLQRARYRESLERERLMTPGEVTPFVLDDFDFFARRIKQGSRLRLVVGALNSIRFEKNYNSGGVVARESGSVARTARVNLHHGDRFPSRLDLPIAAPSRAQ
- a CDS encoding 2-oxoacid:acceptor oxidoreductase subunit alpha, translated to MTSNGSPVREVRETAVIRFAGDSGDGMQLTGSQFTVESALAGVDLATFPDFPAEIRAPAGTTFGVSAFQIHFGSVDIVTAGDELDVLVAMNPAALTTNLRDLRLGGLILADSSAFTARNLEKANYAANPLEDGSLAPYQLLSLDVTRLTQLAVADSGISSKEALRCRNMWALGLMLWMYDRERSATQAWLRQKFAKRPDLVQANIAALDAGHAYGETAELGRTVSGYTVRRADLAPGRYRTVTGTDALAWGLIAGLRATGLPRLVFGSYPITPASPLLHALAKLRNFGVVTFQAEDEIAAVCSAIGASYAGALGVTSSSGPGIALKTEAIGLAISAELPLVVVNSQRGGPSTGLPTKTEQSDLFQAVYGRNGDAPLPVISTATPSDCFEVAMEAVRLATKYMTPVMLLTDGYLANAAEPWRLPDVASLPTFPVTRRTDPAGFHPFVRDPETLARVWAVPGTPGLEHRIGGLEKSATSGHISYDADNHQRMTDLRAGKINGIARDIPPQDVALGEATGDLAVVGWGSTWGPINQAVARARREGLSVSHIHIRYLHPFPPNLGELLRGFRRILVPEMNTGQLVTMLRSTYLVPAEGLNKVTGKPFLISELTTAIRGRLEATV